Proteins encoded in a region of the Halostella limicola genome:
- a CDS encoding amidohydrolase, which yields MTTTLIAGGQVLHPDLTVTRADVLVDDDSGDIVAVGEDVDADPDERLDASDGLVIPGLVNAHTHVAMTLLRGYADDKPLDAWLREDIWPVEGALTAEDVRAGAELGLVEMIKSGTTAFADMYFEVPEIVDAVDEAGLRARVGHGVVTVGKDEDAAVADFEECLEVAAEYDGAADGRVSTAVMPHSLTTVADEYLVEYVGKARERGIPLHFHANETEDEVDPIVDERGERPLAYADDREMLTGEDFLAHGVHVDESEIDLLAERGSAVVHCPASNMKLASGIAPVQRMLDAGVTVALGTDGAASNNDLDLFDEMRDAAMVGKLAADDASAVPAEAVVEMATRGGAAALGVDGGRIEPGANADLAVLDLSAPHLTPHHDLVSHLAYAATGSDVRHTVCDGRVLMRDREVLTLDEDAVRERAERHAAEAVERASE from the coding sequence ATGACGACGACCCTGATAGCGGGCGGACAGGTGCTGCACCCCGACCTGACGGTGACGCGCGCGGACGTCCTCGTGGACGACGACAGCGGCGACATCGTCGCGGTCGGCGAGGACGTCGACGCCGACCCGGACGAGCGCCTCGACGCGAGCGACGGGCTGGTGATCCCCGGCCTCGTGAACGCCCATACGCACGTCGCCATGACGCTGCTGCGGGGGTACGCCGACGACAAGCCGCTCGACGCCTGGCTGCGGGAGGACATCTGGCCGGTCGAGGGCGCGCTGACCGCCGAGGACGTCCGCGCCGGCGCGGAGCTCGGCCTCGTCGAGATGATCAAGTCGGGCACGACGGCGTTCGCGGACATGTACTTCGAGGTGCCGGAGATCGTCGACGCCGTCGACGAGGCGGGACTTCGGGCCAGAGTGGGCCACGGCGTCGTCACGGTCGGGAAGGACGAGGACGCCGCAGTCGCCGACTTCGAGGAGTGTCTGGAGGTCGCCGCGGAGTACGACGGCGCGGCCGACGGGCGAGTGTCGACGGCCGTGATGCCCCATAGCCTCACGACCGTCGCCGACGAGTACCTCGTCGAGTACGTCGGCAAAGCCCGCGAGCGCGGGATCCCGCTGCACTTCCACGCGAACGAGACCGAGGACGAGGTCGACCCCATCGTCGACGAGCGCGGCGAGCGCCCGCTCGCCTACGCCGACGACCGGGAGATGCTGACCGGCGAGGACTTCCTCGCCCACGGCGTCCACGTCGACGAGTCGGAGATCGACCTGCTCGCCGAGCGCGGCAGCGCGGTCGTCCACTGCCCGGCGTCGAACATGAAGCTCGCGAGCGGGATCGCGCCGGTCCAGCGCATGCTCGACGCGGGCGTGACGGTCGCGCTCGGCACTGACGGCGCGGCGTCGAACAACGACCTCGACCTGTTCGACGAGATGCGCGACGCCGCGATGGTCGGGAAACTCGCCGCGGACGACGCCAGCGCCGTCCCCGCCGAGGCCGTCGTGGAGATGGCGACCCGCGGCGGCGCGGCCGCCCTCGGCGTCGACGGCGGCCGGATCGAACCCGGCGCGAACGCCGACCTCGCGGTGCTCGACCTCTCCGCGCCCCATCTCACGCCGCACCACGACCTCGTGAGTCACCTCGCCTACGCCGCGACCGGGAGCGACGTCCGCCACACCGTCTGCGACGGCCGCGTGCTGATGCGCGACCGCGAGGTGCTGACGCTCGACGAGGACGCAGTCAGGGAACGCGCCGAGCGGCACGCCGCCGAGGCCGTCGAGCGCGCGAGCGAGTAG
- a CDS encoding adenosylhomocysteinase, producing the protein MTEGYPPISEQLDDVATAREDGRRKMDWARQHMPILDALREEYVDEQPFAGERIGMAMHVEAKTATLVELFAEGGAEVAITGCNPLSTHDDVSAALDAHDNITSYAKREVDDEEYYAAIEAVIDHEPTVTVDDGMDLVAAIHEDYPELIDSIVGGCEETTTGVHRLRAMDEDGALEYPVFAVNDTPMKRLFDNVHGTGESSLANIAMTTNLSWAGKNVVVAGYGYCGKGVAKKAAGQNANVIVTEVEPRRALEAHMEGYDVMPMAEAAEVGDVFITTTGNRDVVTEDHFPKMKDGVLLANAGHFDIEIDLDALSDLAVDEREARDGVHEYELEDGTRLNVLAEGRLVNLASPIALGHPVEVMDQSFGVQAVAVQELLENGDAYDAGVHEVPDELDREVAEIKLDAEGVEYDELTGEQREYMDSWQHGT; encoded by the coding sequence ATGACAGAGGGCTACCCCCCTATCAGCGAGCAACTCGACGACGTAGCGACCGCTCGCGAGGACGGCCGACGCAAGATGGACTGGGCGCGCCAGCACATGCCGATCCTCGACGCGCTCCGCGAGGAGTACGTCGACGAGCAGCCGTTCGCGGGCGAGCGCATCGGCATGGCGATGCACGTCGAGGCGAAGACCGCGACGCTCGTCGAGCTGTTCGCCGAGGGCGGCGCGGAGGTCGCCATCACCGGCTGCAATCCGCTGTCGACCCACGACGACGTGAGCGCGGCGCTCGACGCCCACGACAACATCACGAGCTACGCCAAGCGCGAGGTCGACGACGAGGAGTACTACGCCGCCATCGAGGCGGTCATCGACCACGAGCCGACCGTCACGGTCGACGACGGGATGGACCTGGTCGCCGCGATCCACGAGGACTACCCCGAGCTCATCGACTCCATCGTCGGCGGGTGCGAGGAGACGACCACGGGCGTCCACCGCCTCCGCGCGATGGACGAGGACGGGGCGCTCGAGTACCCCGTCTTCGCCGTCAACGACACGCCGATGAAGCGCCTGTTCGACAACGTCCACGGCACCGGCGAGTCCTCGCTGGCGAACATCGCCATGACGACGAACCTCTCGTGGGCCGGCAAGAACGTCGTCGTCGCGGGCTACGGCTACTGCGGCAAGGGCGTCGCGAAGAAGGCCGCCGGCCAGAACGCGAACGTCATCGTCACCGAGGTCGAGCCCCGCCGCGCGCTGGAGGCGCACATGGAGGGCTACGACGTGATGCCGATGGCCGAGGCCGCCGAGGTCGGCGACGTGTTCATCACGACGACCGGCAACCGCGACGTGGTCACGGAGGACCACTTCCCGAAGATGAAAGACGGCGTCCTGCTCGCTAACGCCGGCCACTTCGACATCGAGATCGACCTCGACGCGCTCTCGGACCTCGCCGTCGACGAACGCGAGGCCCGCGACGGCGTCCACGAGTACGAACTGGAGGACGGCACCCGCCTCAACGTCCTCGCCGAGGGTCGGCTCGTCAACCTCGCCAGCCCCATCGCGCTCGGCCACCCCGTCGAGGTCATGGACCAGAGCTTCGGCGTTCAGGCCGTCGCCGTGCAGGAACTCCTAGAGAACGGCGACGCGTACGACGCCGGCGTCCACGAGGTGCCCGACGAGCTCGACCGCGAGGTCGCCGAGATCAAGCTCGACGCGGAGGGCGTCGAGTACGACGAGCTGACGGGCGAGCAGCGCGAGTACATGGACTCCTGGCAGCACGGAACGTAA
- a CDS encoding PAS domain-containing protein, with protein sequence MRRATGLERLVPDPDASASPVTVLCVDGDESGLADIEAALGDDEFTPVTGTSAAALCHVGEVDCVVSGDELGDVTATEFLDDLRERDPEVPFLLHANDPAPALTEAVLDDERTDFLSRDAPAADALLRRRIRGMVEPRRATRALQRLLVGVQAARDGIAVAGPDGDFRFVNRVYATRLGYHPDELVGRPWRDAYADDAVEHIESAALPSIESGWRWTGRCAERRRGGETTPTRTCIVGLDDGSLVFTAYGADDGGE encoded by the coding sequence GTGAGACGAGCCACCGGGCTGGAGCGGCTGGTCCCGGATCCAGACGCTTCGGCGTCGCCGGTCACCGTACTCTGCGTCGACGGCGACGAGAGCGGCCTCGCCGATATCGAAGCCGCTCTCGGCGACGACGAGTTCACCCCGGTCACGGGAACCTCGGCCGCTGCGCTCTGTCACGTCGGTGAGGTGGATTGCGTCGTCAGCGGTGACGAACTGGGGGACGTGACGGCCACGGAGTTCCTCGACGACCTCCGCGAACGCGACCCGGAGGTCCCGTTTCTGCTCCACGCGAACGACCCCGCCCCGGCGCTCACCGAGGCGGTGCTCGACGACGAGCGAACCGACTTCCTGTCGCGGGACGCTCCGGCGGCCGACGCCCTCCTGCGGCGCCGCATCCGGGGGATGGTTGAACCCCGCCGGGCGACGAGGGCGCTGCAGCGACTTCTCGTCGGCGTACAGGCGGCCCGCGACGGCATCGCGGTCGCCGGTCCGGACGGCGACTTCCGGTTCGTCAACCGGGTGTACGCGACGCGGCTCGGCTACCACCCCGACGAACTGGTCGGGCGGCCGTGGCGCGACGCGTACGCGGACGATGCGGTCGAACACATCGAGTCGGCGGCGCTCCCGTCTATCGAGTCGGGCTGGCGGTGGACCGGCCGCTGCGCGGAGCGCCGGAGGGGCGGCGAGACGACGCCGACGCGGACCTGCATCGTCGGGCTCGACGACGGGAGCCTGGTGTTCACCGCGTACGGCGCCGACGACGGCGGTGAGTAG
- a CDS encoding HalOD1 output domain-containing protein, whose protein sequence is MERTTLARDEGAVTRVVKAVADAVGTSPNELPPLYRTVDPDALETVLDAPGACARFEYAGHVVEVRGDGTVSVAEAGSQG, encoded by the coding sequence ATGGAACGAACTACGCTCGCTCGCGACGAGGGCGCGGTGACGCGCGTCGTGAAGGCGGTCGCCGACGCGGTCGGTACCTCCCCGAACGAGTTGCCGCCGCTGTATCGGACCGTCGACCCGGACGCGCTCGAAACGGTTTTGGACGCTCCGGGCGCGTGCGCCCGGTTCGAGTACGCGGGCCACGTCGTCGAAGTGCGAGGCGACGGGACCGTTTCCGTCGCCGAGGCGGGCTCGCAGGGGTAA